The DNA sequence GTCAGAGGAATCACCCAATGCCAGGAgctgtgccagtgctggagcAACTCATGCTGGGCTGCCAGCTTCTAACAGAAGGAAGCCCACTGGCCGCGGGCCGCACTCATCAGCAGCAAGATGTCTGGCCACAGCAGGCCAGGCGGGAGCAGGCAGGGCGGCacagcagagagacagaggaggccGCGGGGCGGCAGCAACTGGGCTGGCAGCAGGGGGCACAGCAGCAGGAGGCGGGCACCCCGCAGGCCGGCCTGCACACGGGCCTGCACAGCAGGGACATGCTAGAGGATGGCTGGCAGGGCGAGCAGGTGCAGCCACAGGGCTGGCAGCTAGACGGCTGGCAGCAGCTGGAGGAAGCCCCACAGCACACGGGCCTGCAGCACACAGGCGTGCAGCACATGGGCTCACAGCACACGGGCCTGCAGGACATGGGTGTGCAGCACATGGGCTTACAGCACACGGGCGTGCAGCACATGGGCTTACAGCACATGGGCACACAGCAGGCCTGCTGGCAGGGCGAGCCGGTGCAGCCACAGGGCTGGCAGCTAGACTGCGGGCAGCAGCAGGGCGTGCAGCAGCTGGTGCAGACGGACTGGCAGCAGGGGCTGCACACACAGCTGGCCGGGGAGCAGAGGAGGGTCAGGCCAGGGGCGGGGGCGCAGCCACAGGGCTGGCAGCTAGACTGCGGGCAGCAGCAGGGCTCACAGCAGCTCTCTGGGCAGTCGTCCACCTGCCAGGAGGCGTTGGTGCAGGCGTCGGAGCAGACGGACATGGTGGAGGCGGCCAtggcgggctgggctgggctgggaggaggagatgagggtgtgtgggggtgggtgtgtctgtgtgtgtgtggtgaggaaCTGTTGGCTTTTATACCCCCCTCGGCTGTGTTGTCCCATAGAGGCCCTTCCTGTTGATGTTTGGTCTTCCTGGAGAGTCGTTGGCAGCTGTGTTTGGTTTCCTGCATTGCTGCTCAGCTGACCCGGAGTGCGGGTTTCCATCTTTAGCCTCAGAAAAGGGGAGTTAGCTCAAGCTCAGGAGGCTTTGCTACCTGAtgtccgggggtgggggtgggcacacTGTCCTGCGGCCTGGGCGTGTTGTGGCTGGAGCCGTGCCGTGGGGGTTCCGAGGTTTGGGGTGCAGGACATGGTGCGACTGCAGAGGTGCCGTGGGGTTCGGGGTGCAGGCTCCTCTCGTGACCTGGCGTGGTGAGCTTCCATGACTGCACGGCAGCCCTGTGCAGCCTCCCCTCTGCACGCAGGGAGCTGCTTTAGAAGAGGGGTGCTGCAGTTGCTCCCCTGCCTGAGGTGAGGCCTGGGCCCAGCCTCTGTCCCTTGTTCTCCGGGTCCCTGGGCCTTGTTGGAGCACCCTGGGGAGGGGGTTCCTGATATGTCGGTGTAATCCCAGAGCTTCCTGGCCTCCAGGCACCTGTTTTCCTGGGTTCCTCAGTCTGGTCCAGGGTCCTGAGAGGCTGTGGGCCCGTAGCGGCCTCATGTGGTGGCTGATCCTAGGCAGGCAGAAGGGCTCTGCTTTGGGAtggatgttggggattcatcttggccttaaggggggaagggcgatgagcacgctcccgagatgccgcccttcccccagctctagggcagtgtggaagtgagccacacctatttcCTTCTGGGTCCATAACCAGAAGGGGTAgttttgagaccatcccccaccttgtgccagcgagcacatgtgcccccttttcgcgggctttgcccagagggcggtactatgagAAGTGACGTTAACCCAtaagggaggtccttgggagctgctcttggatggacaagctcaccagcctatcgccagctcatgctcaatcctcgtcatcatcattatattactgtgagcccctcccgattaaattggattgctctctgaagaaTCTCCaagatccgtctgtgcctggcttccttggtgggtaaggagggaggaaaaggggatctcgtttggccacgtgcaccttaggctagcccgtgtccctccgctccaccttggctgcccgctggtcgggtgcccaggggagagggtgaaaaggggagcactgataagggagtaagcttagcattcccgcaccaggggaggtaaagcTAGCCCGGCAACGGGGACTCAAGGCTCTCACAGGGCAGCGTCAGCCATCTCCTGTGGGGCAGGCCAGGCCGTGTGAGcacctggccctgccccctgcgTCCCAGCCTGGCAGCCGAGCTCCCAGTCCCCAGATTGGAGGGTGGGGAGCTGTTTGCCCTTACCCTGGACAGTGTGGTGTGGAGAGACAGCCAGTGCTGCCCAGCACCTCAGTCCCGCTGCACCGTGGAGAAAGAGGTCCTGTCCCCGCGATACTGCGTCCCCGCTGCCCCGTCCACACACTGCTCAGTGTCTGCCACCACCCATGACAGCTGCAGCTCGGAATGTGGGGAACGAGCCTGGGGTTCAAAGGTGGCCGCTCTTCACCAAAGCACATGGAGTCTGACTGGAGGAAGAGAGGCACAGCTTGCAGGGCTATTATAAGGATTCAGTGTCTGTAACAGAGACAGAtaggtgagagagacagagacagaggagacacacagagagacacagagagagagagagacagagactagtTTGTCCTCAGAGCCAGCAGGGCGCTGCAGTAGGTCAGGCTGCGGCTCAGGCTGGTGCAATGGTCAGCAGGCTGAGGCGAGGGGACTTCCCTCAGGCGAGGCGAGAACCACACAAGGCGTCTTGCAGCAAGGCTCCGGCTGTGGGATCCCTGCCCTGGGTGGAGACGGTCTGAGGTTGCGTGTGGAGCCGGGCCCACGTCTTCCCGGGTGTCTGTGTAGGGGGTGGCGGCCTCTGCCACCACTTGTGGTTCTGGCAGAGCCCTCGTCGACGGGCACAGGGCCTGGCTTCATTCACGCTTCGTTTGTGCTTTGGTGAGCAGTGCCTGGCACGGTGGCTGCCTGGGTTCTGACAGCTGTCTTTGCCGCAGACCTGGGCCCCCTGGACCTCCTGGCAGAGGCCGTGCCCCCAGCGGGGACCACGGGCGGAGTACGGCTGGTGCAGACTCAGGGCGCGCGAGGCCTCCAGCTGGTAGCCGCTGACCCGCACACCGTGAGCTTCCCCGCGTCTAGGATTTTCTCCCGGTGCCACCTGTTCCCTGAGGAGTTCTCCATCGTGGTGACTTTGAATGTGCCCAGCCTTCCACCCAAGGTCAGTGCCATTGTTTCTTTACGTCCTGCGTGcctgcttttcctttctgatACTTACAAGGCGAGTGTGCCCACCTCTCCCCGAGTCTCCCCAAGTCTCCCCGAGTCTCTGGGAGTGGCAATGATGGCTGCACTGGTCAGTGCAGCCCTGGCCAGCAGCACGGGCAGATCTGTGTGACTACAGGCTGACCATCAGCCATCGTTACGTCACTCAGGAGAGTGACACGCAGCTCTGATCCTGACACGCACGACAGGAAATGTCAACCGTGAGCTCACACATGAAAACCCAACTCTGTAGGCCCATTGCACGGTGTGTAGGCTCCCCAGCAACACCTAGAACCCCCTCCATTCCCAGCGCACTGTGTCACTGCCAAGCCTGCGGCCAGGGAGCTCCTGAAGGTAGATAGATAATTGGTAGATAGATTATAGACTGGGaggcagataaatgatagatgattGATCAATAGACTAATGATAGACAGAtatatagataaatgatagatagatagcacaCATTATATCACACatcttttggggggggcagtactaGGATTGAATGCACATGGgacaggtgctataccacttgggccatgcccacACCCCTACTTATTCTTTTGCTTTGAATCTGTTTGCATGTTTGCATCTGTCATAGTGTTCCCAACACAGAGAACATCAGGTTGGACCTCGCTGTTAGAATCTGGTCTGATTACTTAAATAATGCATATTTAATGCCATCATCAAGATGCATTTGACGGTGGCCTTTTGATTTTCACACTCATTTGCTAAAATTGGTAAACACTTAGGA is a window from the Perognathus longimembris pacificus isolate PPM17 chromosome 5, ASM2315922v1, whole genome shotgun sequence genome containing:
- the LOC125351397 gene encoding keratin-associated protein 10-3-like, with product MAASTMSVCSDACTNASWQVDDCPESCCEPCCCPQSSCQPCGCAPAPGLTLLCSPASCVCSPCCQSVCTSCCTPCCCPQSSCQPCGCTGSPCQQACCVPMCCKPMCCTPVCCEPMCCTPVCCRPVCCGASSSCCQPSSCQPCGCTCSPCQPSSSMSLLCRPVCRPACGVPASCCCAPCCQPSCCRPAASSVSLLCRPACSRLACCGQTSCC